From Argopecten irradians isolate NY chromosome 2, Ai_NY, whole genome shotgun sequence, the proteins below share one genomic window:
- the LOC138316584 gene encoding uncharacterized protein — translation MEEFEVRTRDIEPHIIGITEVKSKNNRNKMNQSEFNIGSGSKYNMFTKNLDNDTGRGMILYVHNSLSVTEVYTNTKFQEHIFVKVQVNGKDELLIGLIYRSPTDSGIDINNENLCKLITEVSSMKFSHYLLMGDFNYPAIDWINWNTKGDNTNSREYKFIECLQENNLWQHINKPTRWRGADNPNVLDLVITNEEHMIRDLEIQSPLGKSDHSFIVFDFQCYTKTYGYIKHRKAYEKADFLKINQEIEEINWEDELPESEDIEHNWNRFVSKIKELEDRYIPVKKVHLGNPRKPKFPLNKTIIQKIKIKTSLNRKFIRTKDENVRKEYNRVRNQVVKATRKARKNFEMNISKNTKSNPKAIWQYVNSKSKTKAGIGDLCKDPADPKSEKTNNNTEKANILQEYFSSVFTLEPEEEIPCIEPRNIQTPLNS, via the coding sequence atggagGAGTTTGAAGTCCGAACTAGGGATATAGAACCACACATTATTGGAATTACAGAAGTCAAGTcaaaaaacaacagaaacaaAATGAATCAGTCCGAGTTTAATATTGGCAGCGgttcaaaatacaatatgtttacTAAAAATCTTGACAATGACACGGGAAGAGGTATGATACTATATGTCCACAATTCACTTTCGGTAACAGAAGTGTATACAAACACCAAATTTCAGGAACACATATTTGTGAAAGTACAAGTAAATGGTAAGGATGAGCTGCTCATTGGACTCATATACAGGTCACCTACTGACAGTGGTATAGACATAAATAACGAAAATCTGTGCAAACTCATTACAGAGGTAAGTAGTATGAAGTTTTCACATTACCTACTGATGGGAGATTTCAATTACCCGGCTATAGACTGGATCAACTGGAATACAAAAGGGGATAACACAAATTCTAGAGAATACAAGTTTATAGAATGCCTCCAAGAAAACAACCTTTGGCAGCACATCAACAAGCCTACTAGATGGAGAGGAGCAGACAATCCGAACGTACTAGATTTGGTAATCACAAATGAAGAGCACATGATTAGAGACCTCGAAATCCAAAGTCCCCTGGGGAAAAGTGACCACAGCTTTATTGTCTTTGACTTTCAATGCTACACTAAGACATATGGGTATATAAAACATCGGAAAGCTTATGAAAAAGCAGATTTTCTGAAAATCAACCAAGAAATTGAGGAAATTAATTGGGAAGATGAACTACCAGAATCTGAAGATATTGAACATAACTGGAATAGATTTGTGTCAAAAATAAAGGAgctcgaagacagatatatacctgtaaaGAAAGTACATCTAGGTAACCCCAGGAAACCCAAATTCCcactaaataaaacaatcatacagaaaataaaaataaaaacttcccTAAACAGAAAATTTATCCGAACGAAAGATGAGAATGTAAGGAAAGAGTACAATAGAGTGAGAAACCAAGTTGTTAAGGCAACACGTAAAGCTAggaaaaactttgaaatgaaCATTTCAAAAAACACTAAATCTAATCCTAAAGCAATCTGGCAGTATGTCAACTCAAAAAGTAAGACCAAGGCTGGGATTGGAGATCTATGCAAAGATCCTGCGGATCCAAAAtcagaaaaaacaaacaacaacacggAAAAGGCTAATATTTTACAGGAGTACTTCAGTAGTGTGTTTACATTAGAACCAGAAGAGGAAATACCATGTATTGAACCAAGAAACATTCAAACACCACTCAACAGTTAG